In Desulfovibrio sp. 86, the following proteins share a genomic window:
- the fliQ gene encoding flagellar biosynthesis protein FliQ, which produces MSPDFVIGFGRQAIELCLMMALPMLAVGLGVGVLVSVIQAATQIQEMTLTFIPKIVCMFLALLVALPWLMERMITFTRDVFINIPNYVR; this is translated from the coding sequence ATGTCTCCTGATTTTGTCATCGGTTTTGGCCGTCAGGCCATTGAACTGTGTCTCATGATGGCTTTGCCCATGCTTGCGGTGGGTCTGGGGGTGGGTGTGCTTGTGAGCGTCATTCAGGCCGCAACTCAGATTCAGGAAATGACCCTGACCTTTATTCCCAAGATAGTCTGCATGTTTCTGGCCCTGCTTGTGGCCCTGCCGTGGCTCATGGAGCGCATGATAACCTTCACGCGCGACGTGTTTATCAATATCCCCAATTATGTACGGTAG
- a CDS encoding TrmH family RNA methyltransferase, whose translation MHTQSEDAPLLPGLKPVLELLSSDPQRIDCVFCKKGLRGPEAREMQNLCRKNDVRFTLVEQAVLDRLCRPASGGNREAGRDAVSHQGVVARLSVTSFCELEDIFASLEQAPLPIVLALDQVQDPGNVGTLCRTLYALGGAGIILPRHNSAYLGPAARRAAAGALEHLPVARVTNLGHALDSAEEAGLTIYGAGGQPGSGSLDAFAEPMLLPAILVLGNEDKGLRPGVAKRCAHMLRIPLARTFDSLNVAQAGAILLGLAASVRAKS comes from the coding sequence ATGCATACCCAATCCGAAGACGCCCCTCTTCTGCCGGGGCTCAAGCCCGTGCTGGAACTGTTGTCCAGCGACCCGCAGCGCATTGACTGCGTGTTTTGCAAAAAGGGGCTTCGCGGCCCCGAGGCCCGCGAAATGCAGAACCTCTGCCGCAAAAACGACGTGCGTTTCACGCTGGTGGAACAGGCCGTTCTCGACCGCCTGTGCCGTCCTGCCAGTGGCGGCAACCGTGAGGCGGGCCGGGACGCCGTCAGTCACCAGGGTGTGGTGGCGCGCCTTTCTGTCACCAGCTTCTGCGAGCTTGAAGACATTTTTGCGAGCCTGGAGCAGGCGCCCCTGCCCATAGTCCTGGCCCTTGATCAGGTGCAGGACCCCGGCAATGTGGGCACGCTCTGCCGCACCCTTTACGCCCTGGGGGGCGCGGGCATCATTCTGCCCCGCCACAACAGCGCCTATCTGGGCCCTGCCGCCCGCCGCGCCGCCGCCGGAGCCCTGGAGCATCTGCCCGTGGCCCGCGTGACAAACCTGGGGCATGCCCTGGACAGCGCTGAAGAGGCCGGACTGACCATTTACGGCGCAGGCGGCCAACCCGGATCCGGGAGTCTTGACGCCTTTGCCGAGCCCATGCTTCTGCCCGCCATTCTGGTGCTGGGCAACGAAGACAAGGGGTTGCGGCCAGGCGTGGCCAAGCGTTGCGCGCATATGCTGCGCATACCCCTGGCGCGGACTTTTGATTCGCTCAATGTGGCCCAGGCCGGGGCCATTCTTCTGGGACTGGCGGCATCCGTACGCGCCAAATCCTGA
- a CDS encoding LysM peptidoglycan-binding domain-containing protein, translated as MTEYSMDIAAQGRKGGTVGLRLCVLAVACCLMLAGGCASRQSGDSGGRGVSFSVPDDDPTPLSGKELAALQSTGQVDKSVPPEAMDDVTRQYKYYLHKGRNSVCVFSKRAEGYLSYSRQVFRSRGIPEELAYLAIVESGYRVDARSPVGAAGAWQFMPGTGERFGLTQDWWTDERLDPYESAEAAADYLQKLHEYFGDWPTAVAAYNAGEGKISRAKEGTGGKNFYEIKARNHMLDDKAQLREETKQYVPRFLAITKIMRNLPDLGFEPIRPENAPGVRRLTARPGTDLNGMAEACGMSWGEFAAYNRHHKHRITDTGRSTFVYVPAQKERQAQAFLGSSRCTAYAGWGAMRVASSADSWEKISRRCGVPVAQLRALNPGESRLSAGQTVLAPRSVDMSAKAVAALDGKAQSKTEGGKKSVSSGKAVAQASAQSSPQTSGQRPVQASAQESAQASGQPSARAAVSSGSHTLQANETLYAVAKQHNVTVKDLQDHNNIDNPNALQAGTVLRIPAGSSSAVGPATVSTAGPGGKPAAVSKAVPAAVPAAGPASGGSDGRVGGRVGGPASGPASTPASARPVAKASKTTYTVQAKDSLWKIAREHKVSVEDLMRWNGVNEKNLRAGSVLVVEQ; from the coding sequence ATGACGGAGTATAGTATGGACATTGCCGCACAAGGACGCAAGGGTGGTACCGTAGGGTTGCGCCTGTGCGTGCTGGCGGTTGCCTGTTGCCTCATGTTGGCCGGGGGCTGCGCCTCGCGGCAAAGTGGCGACTCTGGTGGTCGCGGCGTTTCCTTTTCTGTCCCCGATGACGACCCCACTCCCTTGAGCGGCAAAGAACTGGCGGCGCTCCAGTCCACGGGCCAGGTGGACAAGAGCGTGCCCCCCGAAGCCATGGACGACGTGACCCGGCAGTACAAGTATTATCTGCACAAGGGGCGCAATTCCGTCTGCGTGTTCTCCAAAAGGGCCGAAGGATATCTGAGCTATTCGCGCCAGGTTTTCCGTTCGCGCGGCATTCCTGAGGAACTGGCCTACCTTGCCATAGTCGAGAGCGGCTACCGTGTTGACGCCCGCTCTCCGGTGGGGGCCGCTGGCGCGTGGCAATTCATGCCCGGCACTGGCGAGCGCTTCGGCCTCACCCAGGACTGGTGGACGGACGAAAGGCTTGATCCCTATGAATCCGCTGAAGCCGCCGCAGACTATCTGCAGAAGCTGCACGAATACTTTGGCGACTGGCCCACGGCCGTGGCTGCCTATAATGCCGGTGAAGGCAAGATCAGCCGGGCCAAGGAAGGTACGGGCGGCAAGAATTTCTATGAGATAAAGGCGCGCAACCATATGCTGGACGACAAGGCGCAGCTGCGCGAGGAAACCAAGCAGTATGTGCCGCGCTTTCTGGCCATTACCAAGATCATGCGCAACCTGCCCGATCTGGGCTTTGAGCCCATCCGCCCTGAAAACGCGCCGGGCGTGCGGCGTCTTACGGCGCGTCCCGGCACGGATCTCAATGGGATGGCCGAGGCCTGCGGCATGAGCTGGGGCGAGTTTGCCGCCTATAATCGTCACCACAAGCACCGGATTACAGATACGGGGCGCTCCACCTTTGTGTATGTGCCCGCCCAAAAAGAGCGTCAGGCCCAGGCTTTTCTGGGGTCGTCACGCTGCACTGCCTATGCCGGATGGGGAGCCATGCGGGTGGCCAGCTCTGCCGATTCGTGGGAAAAAATCAGCCGCCGCTGCGGCGTGCCCGTGGCGCAACTGCGCGCGCTCAATCCTGGCGAAAGCCGTTTGAGCGCGGGGCAGACCGTGCTTGCGCCGCGTTCGGTGGATATGTCCGCCAAGGCGGTGGCGGCGCTGGACGGCAAGGCGCAGTCAAAGACCGAGGGGGGGAAAAAATCCGTTTCTTCGGGCAAGGCCGTGGCGCAGGCTTCGGCTCAGTCCTCGCCCCAGACTTCCGGCCAGAGGCCGGTTCAGGCATCGGCGCAGGAATCGGCGCAGGCTTCGGGTCAGCCGTCGGCGCGGGCTGCGGTCTCGTCAGGCAGTCACACGCTGCAGGCCAATGAAACCCTGTACGCCGTGGCCAAGCAGCACAACGTCACGGTCAAGGATTTGCAGGATCATAATAATATAGACAACCCCAATGCGCTTCAGGCCGGAACTGTCCTGCGCATTCCGGCTGGCTCCAGTTCTGCGGTTGGGCCTGCGACCGTCTCCACAGCGGGGCCTGGGGGCAAACCTGCGGCCGTCTCCAAGGCCGTGCCCGCAGCCGTGCCCGCAGCCGGGCCTGCGTCCGGCGGGTCAGACGGCAGAGTGGGCGGCAGAGTGGGCGGCCCGGCAAGCGGCCCGGCGAGCACCCCGGCGAGCGCCAGGCCCGTGGCCAAGGCATCCAAAACCACCTATACGGTGCAGGCCAAGGACAGCCTGTGGAAGATCGCGCGCGAGCACAAGGTCAGCGTTGAAGACCTCATGCGCTGGAACGGCGTGAACGAGAAAAACCTGCGCGCAGGCTCTGTGCTGGTGGTTGAGCAGTAG
- a CDS encoding transposase, with product MKRRIWDSKSKARIVLEGLQGRSVASLCSEYQITQSMYYRWRDTFLANAAQAFETGTTNRREERLTAENQKLKQAVGELTLELKKNDW from the coding sequence ATGAAACGCCGTATCTGGGACAGTAAAAGCAAAGCTCGCATCGTGCTTGAAGGATTGCAGGGGCGTTCTGTGGCAAGCCTTTGCAGTGAGTATCAAATCACTCAGAGCATGTACTACCGCTGGCGAGATACGTTTTTGGCCAATGCCGCCCAAGCCTTCGAAACCGGCACGACAAACCGCCGGGAAGAGCGCCTCACGGCAGAGAACCAAAAACTTAAGCAGGCCGTTGGCGAGTTGACGCTGGAATTAAAAAAAAACGACTGGTAA
- a CDS encoding IS3 family transposase, producing MVSDRRRTGQTQLQRDAELLPLIEALKMEHPFWGYRRVWATLRHKNGMNVNAKRVERLMRLHGLGVRRATLRAKRTPGGSKPRPVRPCQWWGIDMTKVMTEGGWVYVVLVVDWFSKKIVGHHAGYQSRSHEWLQALEMGIQAHFPEGVREQGLSLMSDNGCQPTGKAFVRECATLGITQAFTSYNNPKGNADTERTMRTIKEELFWLREWRSLEHLADELSDWIELFNTTYLHSALGWKTPQCVHQQARKNRKDTPLKAA from the coding sequence CTGGTAAGCGACAGGCGGCGAACCGGCCAGACTCAGCTTCAGCGCGATGCCGAGCTCTTGCCGCTGATCGAAGCCCTTAAAATGGAGCATCCTTTTTGGGGCTACCGCCGCGTGTGGGCTACTCTCCGGCATAAAAACGGCATGAACGTCAACGCCAAACGTGTGGAACGCTTGATGCGTCTGCATGGCCTGGGCGTTAGGAGAGCAACCTTGCGAGCAAAGCGAACCCCCGGCGGAAGCAAGCCGCGTCCTGTTCGGCCCTGCCAGTGGTGGGGCATCGATATGACCAAGGTCATGACGGAAGGTGGCTGGGTGTATGTTGTTCTGGTAGTGGACTGGTTTTCCAAAAAGATCGTCGGCCATCATGCTGGCTACCAAAGCCGAAGTCATGAGTGGCTGCAAGCCCTGGAGATGGGCATTCAAGCGCACTTTCCCGAAGGCGTCCGAGAACAGGGCTTGAGCCTGATGAGTGATAACGGCTGCCAACCGACAGGAAAGGCTTTTGTGCGTGAATGCGCGACATTAGGCATCACACAGGCATTCACCAGCTACAACAATCCCAAAGGAAACGCGGATACTGAACGGACAATGCGCACAATTAAGGAAGAACTCTTTTGGTTGCGCGAATGGCGCAGCCTTGAGCACCTGGCCGACGAGCTTTCTGACTGGATAGAACTTTTTAACACCACGTACCTGCACTCGGCGCTTGGCTGGAAGACCCCGCAATGCGTGCATCAGCAGGCTCGTAAAAACCGGAAGGATACTCCCTTAAAGGCTGCTTGA
- a CDS encoding outer membrane protein: MFKHVFLPLILAVALAAPAAAETSGAYAGLKFIDSIQSTGKFSKSGDFDSLGMNEYSQNTVGGGIFVGYDFYPQYQVPVRSELEYAIRSNMTKTWDANIDLLGKDVKASTKGEWNVQTLFLNAYWDFHNSTAFTPYIGAGAGLGFIKSKYKSELSDPDEEDRGSFTQYDTVFAWNVGAGCSYAFTEHFSADLAYRFVGLGYTEINKTFDGEKNSAGMAPYANEFSLGLRYTF; this comes from the coding sequence ATGTTCAAGCATGTGTTTCTACCCCTCATTCTAGCGGTTGCACTTGCGGCCCCCGCTGCAGCGGAGACCTCTGGGGCATATGCTGGGCTTAAATTCATTGACTCCATCCAGAGCACGGGCAAATTTTCAAAAAGCGGGGATTTTGACTCGCTGGGCATGAATGAGTATTCGCAGAACACTGTAGGCGGAGGCATCTTTGTTGGGTATGATTTCTACCCACAGTATCAAGTCCCTGTCAGGTCAGAACTCGAATATGCCATCCGAAGCAACATGACAAAAACCTGGGACGCAAACATTGACCTCCTTGGAAAGGATGTTAAAGCATCAACCAAGGGTGAATGGAACGTTCAAACACTTTTTTTGAACGCCTACTGGGATTTTCATAACAGCACAGCATTTACCCCATACATTGGTGCTGGCGCAGGATTGGGATTTATAAAGAGCAAGTATAAGTCAGAATTATCCGATCCGGACGAGGAAGACCGCGGCAGCTTCACACAGTACGACACGGTTTTTGCCTGGAACGTTGGTGCGGGCTGTTCTTATGCTTTCACGGAGCATTTTTCTGCTGACTTGGCGTATCGCTTCGTAGGATTGGGCTACACCGAAATCAACAAAACGTTTGATGGGGAAAAAAACTCCGCCGGCATGGCTCCCTACGCCAATGAATTCAGCCTTGGGCTGCGGTACACGTTTTAA
- a CDS encoding SAM-dependent methyltransferase — protein MDIPRIFTITESAHRIHNPYTAGKLAMLGAALRLNAQNRILDLGSGSGELLCTWARDYGITGIGVDMSRLFSEQAKQRAAELGVADRVAFIHDDAAGYIADVKVDVAACIGATWIGGGLDGTIELLEKSLCAGGIILVGEPYWLQVPSSEETARGCLASSIADFRTLPELVAHFQDLNYDVVEMVLADQEGWDRYEAAKWLTMRRWLDANPDDDLAKEIRDELTAEPLRYVTYSREYLGWGVFALMAR, from the coding sequence TTGGATATCCCACGCATATTCACCATTACTGAAAGCGCCCACCGTATTCATAACCCCTACACAGCGGGAAAGCTCGCCATGTTGGGTGCGGCCTTACGCCTCAATGCGCAAAACCGCATACTGGACCTTGGCAGCGGATCTGGCGAACTGCTGTGCACATGGGCGCGCGATTACGGAATTACCGGCATTGGCGTTGACATGAGCCGACTGTTTTCCGAGCAGGCCAAACAGCGCGCCGCTGAACTTGGCGTTGCCGACAGGGTTGCGTTCATTCACGACGATGCCGCAGGTTATATTGCGGACGTAAAGGTGGATGTGGCTGCCTGTATCGGAGCCACCTGGATTGGCGGCGGGCTCGACGGCACCATTGAGCTTCTCGAAAAGAGTCTTTGTGCCGGAGGAATCATTCTTGTGGGCGAGCCCTACTGGTTGCAGGTGCCGTCATCGGAAGAAACCGCCAGAGGATGCCTCGCCAGTTCCATCGCCGACTTTCGCACGCTCCCCGAACTTGTCGCCCATTTCCAAGATCTCAACTACGACGTTGTGGAGATGGTGCTGGCCGACCAGGAAGGATGGGACAGGTACGAGGCGGCCAAGTGGCTGACCATGCGCCGCTGGCTCGACGCCAACCCGGACGATGACCTTGCCAAAGAAATTCGGGACGAATTGACGGCAGAGCCCTTGCGTTATGTTACCTATAGCCGCGAATATCTCGGCTGGGGCGTGTTTGCCCTGATGGCGCGGTAG
- a CDS encoding HypC/HybG/HupF family hydrogenase formation chaperone produces MCLAIPARIEELFGEGMARVRVGESQTFLNASVMLLPEEPNIGDYVIVHAGFALHTLTPIEAEESLSALRELAQALEDGPPQF; encoded by the coding sequence ATGTGTCTTGCCATTCCCGCGCGTATTGAAGAACTTTTTGGTGAAGGTATGGCCCGCGTTCGTGTGGGTGAAAGCCAGACTTTTTTGAACGCTTCTGTCATGCTTTTGCCCGAAGAACCCAATATCGGGGACTATGTTATCGTGCATGCGGGTTTTGCCCTGCACACCCTGACTCCCATTGAAGCGGAAGAAAGCCTGTCTGCCCTGCGCGAACTGGCTCAGGCTCTGGAAGACGGCCCGCCCCAATTTTAG